The DNA region CCTGTTCGAAATCCACGCAACCGTCGACGAGGCCATCGCGGCCTTTCCGCAAGAAGCATGAGCAGGGCAGCACAACATCGCGATACACTTCGCGTCGCCGCGACCACGGAAAACCTCCATGTCGTGCGTGACTTCGTACGCCTGCGCATCGGCGAGCTCGGCTTCTCCGATTTCGAGGAGAACGGCATCATCCTTGCCGTCGACGAGGCTTGCTCCAATCTCATCCGTCACGCCTATCACAACGATCCGTCGCAGACCATCGAAATCGCCGTGACGATCAGGCAGGACTCCGTATCCGTGAATATTGCCGATACGGCCGAAGCCTTCGACCCGTGCCATGCGCCATTGCCGGACATGACCGACTATCTCGAGGAGCGCCGCCACGGCGGTCTAGGCATCCTGATCATGACGCGCGTCATGGACGATATCGCCTACGTTCCGGCCGGCGAAAGCTGCCACCAAAACATGTTGATCCTTACGAAGCGTCGCACTGCGTAATTTTGAGGGATATGAAGTATCTCCTCATGCTCGGCGGCGTGGGCCTCGGCCTTCTTCTGGGGTTCATGCCCTCAATCTCGCGTCCCAAACCGATGTGGTGGCGCATCCTGACCATCGCAGCGGTGACGCTGACCGTCCTGTTCTCCCTGCTGCCGCCCATCGGAGGTACCCTTACCGACGTCATGATGGCCTCGCGTGCCGATTCCACAAAGGCGGTGCCGTTCTATGCCGTCGTCGAGGACGAAGTCGCCCCGAAGGAAGGTGGCGCAGCGCCCGACATCATGCTGCGTGACGCACGCGACAGCCGTATTTCCGCCGTCCTGAGCGCCGATGCTTCCACCGTGGCGGCATTGCGTGCGAACAAGGGCAGGAGCGTGATCGTCAACGTACGACGTGGAGCCAATGACGTCCAGCTCGTGGCTGCACCCACCAATACCATCGTCGCCGTCGAACCGGCCATCACCCTGCCCTACATCATGGGCCTGGAGGAACGTGCACGGATCATCTTCTTCCACGTACCGATGTCGTGGACGGCTGTCGTGGCCTATCTGATCGCCATGATCTTCGGCATCCGCTACCTCAGGAGCCGCGATCTCGCCCACGATGCCGCCTCGGCCGCAGCGGCCGGCGTAGGAACCCTCTATTGCATCCTGGCGACGATCACCGGTGCCGTATGGGCCAAGTTCAACTGGGGCTCGTTCTGGAACTGGGACCCCCGCGAGACATCGATCTTCGTCCTGCTCCTGATCTACTTCGCCTACTTCCTCCTGCGTACGTCGATAGACGATGATGAGCGTCGTGCACGTCTTAGCAGTGTCTACGGCATCGTGGCCTTCGTCACGGTACCGTTCTTCATCTTCATCCTGCCTCGGCTGCTGCCGGGCCTGCATCCGGGAAGTTCGGACGATACCACGGCCGGCCCGCTGCTGAGCCCCAAGTCCGAGGCGATCAACCCGACGAAACAGGTGGTGTTCGCCTTGTCGCTCATGGCATTCACCCTCATCTATTTCTGGCTCATGAACCTGCGTCTGCGTGCTACGAACCTCGAACGCACGATGGAGCAGCAACGTCTGGAGAACGTATGATCGACTTTCTGACGAACAATCCTGCCTACGTCGTTCTTACCGCCGCGCTTCTGATATGGTCGGGCATCGCATGGTACATCATGCGTGTGGACCGGAAGCTCGGCCAACTCGAAGCCACCGCAAAGTCCGAGAAGGGACGATCATGAAACCACGCTATATCATCGCCGCCCTCATTGCCGTTGCCCTCCTCGCCGTCGGATACATGGCCCTCGATTCGAGTGCCATCGAATACGCCGACGTCGACAAGGCCGAACGTATGGGCAAAACCGTCCAGGTCGTCGGTACCTGGGTCAAGGAAGAAGGCATGTCCTACGACAACGTCTCGAACATCTTCCGCTTCACGATGAAGGACGAGCACGGCCGCCGCATTCCCGTGGAGCTGGCCGGGCCCAAGCCGAACAACTTCGAGATCGCCGTGAGCGTCGTGGTCAAGGGCCGTGTCGAGAACGGAACCTTCATGGCCTCGAACGTCCTCACCAAGTGTCCTTCCAAGTACGAAGGACAGCCTGCCGAATCGATGAAGGCTTCATGATGTTGCGTCGCATCATCATCATCGTCGCAGTCCTGACCATTCCCGTCGTCATCTACATCGCAGCCCAGTACGGACGTCTTACGGAAACGACGTTCGCAGGCGCCATCACGGCGACGTCGACGGGTGGGGAAGGCGATCAGGCTCCGAAGGTCATCATCGTCACCACCATCGACAACCCGGATGCGGGCGATGGCTACATGACCGGCCATGACGGTTCGGGACGTGCCTTCCGCATCCAGTACACGGGCTCGGTTCCCGAGCAGCCTTTCTCGAAGGGCACGACAGTACGATTCGTCGGCCACGTCCACGGTGCCGACGACGGATATTTCCATGCTACACAGGTATACGGCAAATGATCGGACAACTGCTCATTCACGCCCTGTTCGGGCTCACGGTGGTAACGACCATCATGTATGCGCTGGCATACTTCCGCCGTAATCCTTCCCTTGCGGGTGCGGCACGGCAGATGTTCGGCCTCATCGCCATCTGTCTCGTCGCCTGTGCGTCGATGCTCGTCGTGAACATCATCCAGCACCGGTTCGACTATACCTACGTCTACAGCTATTCGTCGACGGAACTGCCGCTTCATCTGCTGATCGCGAGCTTCTACTCTGGACAGGAGGGGAGCTTCCTGCTGTGGACGATGCTCGTGAGCATTATCGGCGTCGTCCTGCTGCCATATGCGCGGAAACAGGATTATGAAGCTCCGATGATGATGTTCTACGGACTCATCCTGTGCTTCCTGACGTTGCTGCTCGTGGCCAAGAATCCGTTCGCCTATTACTACGAGACCTTCGCCGCGCAGGGGATATCGGTAGCCGACGTACCGAACAATGGCCGCGGCCTCAATCCGCTGCTGCATAATGCATGGATCACGATCCATCCGCCCATCCTCTTCACGGGTTTCGCTGCCATGAGCGTAAGCTTCGTCTTTGCCATGGCCGGATTGATCAAACGTGACTATCATCGGTGGATCACGGTGGCATTGCCGTGGACGCTTCTCGCGACGGCCGTGCTCGGCTTCGGCATCATGCTCGGTGGGTTCTGGGCCTACGAAACGCTCGGCTGGGGCGGTTTCTGGGGATGGGATCCCGTGGAGAATTCGTCGCTGATCCCGTGGCTCGTGAGCGTGGCTCTCGTGCATACGATGCTCGTGCAGAAGCGTACACGAGGCCTCGTCAAGACCAACATGATCCTTGCGGTCCTGGCCTTCGTCATGGTGCTGTATTCCACGTTCCTCACGCGGAGCGGTATCCTCGGCGACACGTCGGTGCACTCCTTCGTCGATCCGGGCAAGTTCGCCTTCTGGATCCTGCTGGCCTTCATGCTCACGTTCACCGTCATCGGTCTGTGGCTGGTTCTCTCGCGCCGGTCGGACATGAACGTACGGCGCGAGGACTTCTCGCCTCGTACGCGGGAATTCATGTTGTCCATCGGTGCGGCCCTCGTGATGGCCAGTGCGGTCTTCGTGACCATCGGTACGTCGTGGCCCGTCATCATGGAAGTGATCGGTCAGCCGAAGGTCGCCGTCTCGGTCGACTTCTACAACAAGGTCCACATCATTCTCGTACCGGCCATTCTCATCGTCAATGCGCTGTCGTTGCTGCTGCAATGGCGGAGCACGCCCGGAAGCCTCTTCCGCCGTCGTGTGCTGACGTCCGGTGTCGTGGCCATTGCCGCCACGGCCGTTGCCGCGATCCTGGGAATCCGCGACGTCGTGTCGCTCGTCCTGATGGTATCGGCATGGTTCGCCCTCGTGGTCAACGCACAGATGGGATGGAACTTCGCGCAGCGCTCGCCGGCCATGCTGGGAGCCTACGTATCCCACCTCGGAATCGCCCTGCTGATCTTCGGCGTCATCACGACGGCGAACTATACGGAGGCGCATCACGCGATGCTGCCGCAGAACGTGCCGACGAAGGTGGGCGATTTCACGCTGACGTATCTCGGTTCGCGTGAGATCGACACGACCTTCAAGGACCGCAGGAAAATGGAGTATCTCGTTCGCATCGAACGCGACGGAGCGAAGGCCATGGTGGCGCCCGTTCTGTACTGGAGCGACTTCAACAAGCGTCAGTCACCCTTCCTCGAGCCCGGTATCCGATGGGGTCTGATGAACGACCTCTATGTGTCTCCG from Candidatus Kapaibacterium thiocyanatum includes:
- a CDS encoding ABC transporter permease produces the protein MAAPTNTIVAVEPAITLPYIMGLEERARIIFFHVPMSWTAVVAYLIAMIFGIRYLRSRDLAHDAASAAAAGVGTLYCILATITGAVWAKFNWGSFWNWDPRETSIFVLLLIYFAYFLLRTSIDDDERRARLSSVYGIVAFVTVPFFIFILPRLLPGLHPGSSDDTTAGPLLSPKSEAINPTKQVVFALSLMAFTLIYFWLMNLRLRATNLERTMEQQRLENV